In Pedobacter sp. W3I1, one DNA window encodes the following:
- the gap gene encoding type I glyceraldehyde-3-phosphate dehydrogenase produces the protein MSKIGINGFGRIGRLVFRAALKRGLDIVAINDLIEPDYMAYMLKYDTTHGKFDGTIEVVDGNLVVNGKTIRVTAERNPADLKWDAVGVEVVIESTGLFLTRADAEKHIAAGAKKVVFSAPAKDGDIPTYVMGVNHHKLTADQTIVSNASCTTNCLAPIAKVLNDNFGIVEGLMSTIHAVTATQKTVDGPSAKDWRGGRGGFSNIIPSSTGAAKAVGMVLPELKGKLTGMSFRVPVADVSVVDLTVRLEKPATYEQIKAAMKAASEGELKGVLAYTEDEVVSSDFIGDDHASIFDAKAGISLNDNFVKVVSWYDNEWGYSSALAKFVEYYASL, from the coding sequence ATGAGCAAAATTGGAATAAACGGCTTTGGCCGTATTGGCCGACTGGTTTTCAGAGCCGCATTAAAAAGAGGATTAGATATTGTAGCGATTAACGATTTGATCGAGCCAGATTATATGGCATACATGTTAAAATATGATACTACACATGGCAAATTTGATGGTACTATTGAAGTTGTTGATGGTAATTTAGTTGTTAATGGCAAAACAATCCGCGTAACTGCAGAAAGAAATCCAGCTGATTTAAAATGGGATGCTGTAGGTGTTGAAGTAGTAATCGAATCTACAGGTTTATTCTTAACCCGTGCTGATGCTGAAAAACACATCGCTGCTGGTGCTAAAAAAGTAGTTTTCTCTGCTCCGGCTAAAGATGGCGATATCCCTACTTATGTAATGGGCGTTAACCACCATAAATTAACTGCAGATCAAACTATTGTTTCTAATGCATCTTGTACTACAAACTGTTTAGCACCAATTGCTAAAGTTTTAAACGATAATTTCGGTATTGTTGAAGGTTTAATGAGCACAATCCACGCAGTAACAGCAACTCAAAAAACAGTTGATGGTCCTTCTGCTAAAGACTGGAGAGGTGGCCGTGGTGGTTTCTCTAACATCATCCCTTCTTCTACTGGTGCTGCTAAAGCAGTTGGTATGGTTTTACCTGAATTAAAAGGTAAACTAACCGGTATGTCTTTCCGCGTTCCTGTTGCTGATGTTTCAGTTGTAGATTTAACGGTACGTTTAGAAAAACCGGCTACTTACGAGCAAATTAAAGCAGCTATGAAAGCAGCTTCTGAAGGCGAATTAAAAGGCGTATTGGCTTATACTGAAGATGAAGTTGTTTCTTCTGACTTTATCGGTGATGACCACGCTTCGATTTTTGATGCTAAAGCTGGTATCTCATTAAATGATAACTTCGTTAAAGTGGTATCTTGGTACGATAACGAATGGGGATATTCTTCTGCATTAGCTAAATTTGTAGAATATTACGCAAGTTTGTAA
- the accC gene encoding acetyl-CoA carboxylase biotin carboxylase subunit: protein MPENSKPLTPISKLLIANRGEIALRIMRSAKEMGIKTVAVFSEADRNALHVRYADEAVCIGPAPSNQSYLVGEKIIEACKLTGAEAIHPGYGFLSENAGFAQKVADAGLILVGPSPQAMETMGNKLSAKAAALKYNIPMVPGTEEAIQDVNEAKQRAIEVGFPILIKAAAGGGGKGMRIVERAEDFEEQMQLAVSEATSAFGDGAVFIERYVTSPRHIEIQVLGDSHGNIVHLFERECSVQRRHQKVIEEAPSSVLTEEIRQRMGKCAVDVARSVNYTGAGTVEFILDENLDFFFLEMNTRLQVEHPVTELITGIDLVKEQLKIAAGEKLSFNQEDLKINGHAIELRVYAEDPANNFLPDIGTLQTYHTPKGNGVRVDDGFEQGMEIPIYYDPMIAKLITYGKDREEAIERMVRAIEEYDITGIETTLGFGKFVMQHEAFKTGNFDTHFVGKYFKPESLKVQDETEALIAAVIAAKLFEKKDVKLGDAVVKNTSDWRKNRLKY, encoded by the coding sequence ATGCCTGAAAACTCCAAGCCCCTAACGCCAATATCCAAACTCTTAATCGCTAACCGTGGTGAAATTGCTTTGCGCATTATGCGCTCGGCGAAAGAAATGGGAATTAAAACAGTTGCAGTTTTTTCTGAAGCCGACCGTAATGCACTGCATGTACGTTATGCCGATGAAGCGGTTTGTATTGGGCCAGCTCCATCTAATCAAAGTTACCTGGTGGGCGAGAAGATTATCGAAGCCTGTAAATTAACTGGTGCGGAGGCGATCCATCCAGGTTATGGATTTTTATCTGAAAATGCCGGTTTTGCACAAAAAGTTGCTGATGCCGGGTTGATTTTAGTCGGTCCTTCTCCCCAGGCGATGGAAACGATGGGCAATAAACTCTCGGCAAAGGCAGCAGCACTAAAATATAACATCCCAATGGTACCTGGAACCGAAGAAGCCATTCAGGATGTAAATGAGGCCAAACAGCGTGCTATCGAAGTTGGTTTCCCCATATTGATCAAAGCAGCTGCAGGCGGCGGGGGCAAAGGGATGCGTATTGTGGAGCGGGCTGAAGATTTTGAAGAACAAATGCAGCTTGCGGTAAGTGAGGCTACCTCGGCTTTTGGTGATGGGGCTGTTTTTATCGAACGTTATGTTACCTCGCCAAGGCACATCGAAATACAGGTTTTGGGTGATAGCCATGGCAACATCGTTCATCTTTTTGAACGTGAATGTTCTGTACAGCGGCGTCATCAGAAAGTGATAGAAGAAGCACCTTCGTCGGTTTTAACTGAAGAAATCAGGCAACGGATGGGCAAGTGCGCAGTAGACGTAGCGCGTTCCGTAAATTATACCGGAGCGGGTACGGTAGAGTTTATTTTAGATGAGAACCTCGATTTCTTTTTCCTGGAAATGAATACCCGATTGCAGGTAGAGCATCCCGTAACCGAATTAATTACCGGTATAGATCTGGTAAAAGAACAGCTAAAAATTGCCGCTGGCGAAAAGTTAAGTTTTAATCAGGAGGATTTAAAAATCAATGGACACGCCATAGAGCTTCGCGTTTATGCTGAAGATCCGGCCAATAATTTTTTGCCTGATATTGGTACATTGCAAACTTATCATACGCCCAAAGGCAACGGGGTTAGGGTTGATGATGGCTTTGAGCAAGGCATGGAGATCCCGATTTATTACGACCCGATGATTGCGAAACTCATTACTTATGGTAAAGATAGGGAAGAGGCTATTGAGCGGATGGTGAGGGCTATTGAAGAATATGATATTACGGGGATAGAAACTACTTTGGGTTTTGGTAAATTTGTCATGCAGCATGAGGCTTTTAAAACGGGTAATTTCGACACGCATTTCGTAGGCAAATATTTTAAACCCGAAAGTTTAAAGGTGCAAGATGAAACAGAAGCCCTGATTGCTGCGGTAATTGCTGCAAAGCTGTTCGAGAAGAAGGATGTGAAATTGGGTGATGCGGTAGTTAAAAATACTTCGGATTGGAGAAAAAATAGATTGAAGTACTAG
- the pfkA gene encoding 6-phosphofructokinase: MEPNIKNIAVLTSGGDAPGMNAAIRAVVRTGIYHGINMFGVMQGYQGLITDNIKPMDARSVSNILHLGGTILKTARCLEFKTDEGQQIAYNNLKKNGIDGLVVIGGDGTFTGAKRFSETFGVKVIGIPGTIDNDLVGSDFTLGYDTAINTVIEAIDKIRDTADAHDRLFFIEVMGRDSGCIALRSSIASGAEAVLLPEKETSVNELIEKLALGAATKKSSSIVIVAEGHKQGGAYDIAKKVKETFDHYDTKVTILGHLQRGGSPSSFDRILGSRLGFAAVNALIAGETEQMVGLKGNEIKLTSIREALTAHSFKLEPDLMEMTEVLSI; encoded by the coding sequence ATGGAGCCAAATATAAAAAATATAGCTGTACTTACTTCTGGAGGCGATGCCCCCGGAATGAATGCTGCAATTAGAGCTGTTGTTCGTACCGGAATTTACCATGGCATTAATATGTTTGGTGTAATGCAAGGTTACCAAGGGTTAATTACCGACAACATAAAACCAATGGACGCCCGTTCTGTAAGTAATATTTTACACTTGGGTGGTACCATATTAAAAACTGCGCGCTGTTTAGAGTTTAAAACAGATGAAGGTCAACAGATTGCCTACAATAACTTAAAGAAAAACGGTATTGATGGACTAGTGGTAATCGGCGGTGACGGAACATTTACCGGCGCCAAACGCTTTTCGGAAACTTTTGGTGTTAAGGTAATCGGTATACCGGGTACTATTGATAATGATTTAGTTGGATCTGACTTTACTTTAGGTTACGATACTGCTATTAACACCGTAATTGAAGCGATTGATAAAATCAGGGATACTGCCGATGCGCACGACCGTTTATTCTTCATAGAGGTAATGGGGCGCGATTCTGGGTGTATTGCACTAAGAAGTTCGATTGCAAGCGGTGCGGAAGCTGTTTTGTTACCTGAAAAGGAAACCAGCGTTAACGAATTGATTGAAAAACTGGCCCTAGGCGCAGCTACAAAAAAATCATCAAGTATCGTTATTGTGGCTGAAGGCCATAAACAAGGCGGCGCTTACGATATTGCTAAAAAGGTAAAAGAAACTTTCGATCATTACGACACCAAAGTAACCATACTTGGCCACCTTCAACGCGGCGGTAGCCCAAGCAGTTTCGACAGAATTCTGGGCAGTCGTTTAGGTTTTGCCGCAGTAAATGCGTTAATTGCAGGCGAAACAGAGCAAATGGTAGGTTTAAAAGGAAACGAAATAAAATTAACCAGCATAAGAGAGGCTTTAACAGCTCATTCTTTTAAACTCGAGCCTGATTTAATGGAAATGACAGAAGTACTTTCAATATAA
- a CDS encoding NUDIX domain-containing protein gives MEQILPHLDSVFSIDCVLFGFDGKELKILLIERNEEPFKDWWALPGNIVGPDESLDQSASRILYELTGLRGIYMEQYYAFGDPHRHPQGRVITLAYYALIRLGGDKELRPISTYAKRANWLPITDLPKLAFDHQKIYDKGLEKIKRRIKHQPIAFELLPEKFTLTQLQHVYELVLGKKLDKRNFRKKIVSFGVLKELDEKQKGVSYRAATLYRFDKRKYAKLFGKEISF, from the coding sequence TTGGAACAAATTTTACCTCATTTAGATTCTGTATTCTCGATAGATTGCGTTTTGTTTGGATTTGATGGTAAGGAATTAAAAATCCTGCTCATTGAAAGGAATGAAGAACCATTTAAAGATTGGTGGGCATTGCCCGGTAATATTGTTGGGCCTGATGAAAGTTTAGATCAATCAGCCTCCCGGATTTTGTATGAACTTACCGGTTTGCGCGGTATCTATATGGAGCAATATTATGCTTTTGGCGATCCGCACAGGCACCCGCAGGGTAGGGTAATTACTTTGGCTTATTATGCTTTGATCCGTTTGGGCGGAGATAAAGAGCTTAGGCCAATCAGTACCTATGCCAAGCGGGCCAACTGGTTGCCGATTACCGATCTGCCTAAACTGGCGTTCGATCACCAGAAAATTTACGATAAAGGATTAGAAAAAATAAAGCGCCGGATCAAACACCAGCCAATTGCCTTCGAACTCTTGCCTGAGAAATTTACTTTAACGCAATTACAGCATGTTTATGAACTGGTGCTGGGCAAAAAACTCGATAAAAGGAACTTTAGAAAGAAGATTGTGAGTTTTGGTGTGCTGAAAGAGCTTGATGAAAAACAAAAAGGTGTTTCTTACCGCGCGGCTACTTTGTACCGTTTTGATAAACGTAAGTATGCGAAACTTTTTGGTAAAGAGATTTCGTTCTAG
- a CDS encoding 5'(3')-deoxyribonucleotidase, which yields MKRTIGIDMDGVLADIEDHILQTYEAETGISLTRNDIKGKSEEELFPDRAMVMKICNRAGFFRNLPVMEGAVEAVKTLMEDYEIYIVSAAMEFPLSLFEKREWLAEHFPFISWKNIIFCGDKSIIDTDYLIDDHCKNLDFCKGKPLMFTAFHNIEKDHHQRINHWNEVPGLLKELEETNLTPVY from the coding sequence ATGAAAAGAACAATAGGCATTGATATGGACGGCGTTCTCGCTGACATAGAAGACCATATACTCCAAACTTACGAGGCAGAAACAGGTATTTCGCTTACACGAAATGACATAAAAGGTAAATCGGAAGAAGAACTTTTTCCAGACAGGGCAATGGTCATGAAGATCTGCAACAGAGCAGGCTTTTTCAGAAACCTACCCGTAATGGAAGGTGCAGTTGAAGCTGTAAAAACTCTTATGGAAGACTATGAGATCTATATCGTTTCGGCTGCCATGGAATTCCCCTTATCGCTCTTCGAAAAACGCGAATGGCTTGCAGAGCATTTCCCTTTTATCAGCTGGAAAAATATCATCTTTTGTGGTGACAAAAGCATTATAGATACCGATTATTTAATTGATGATCATTGTAAAAATCTCGATTTCTGCAAAGGAAAGCCCTTAATGTTTACAGCATTTCACAACATTGAGAAAGATCATCATCAAAGAATAAATCATTGGAACGAGGTGCCAGGTTTGTTGAAGGAGCTGGAAGAGACAAATCTCACACCAGTATATTAA
- a CDS encoding DeoR/GlpR family DNA-binding transcription regulator translates to MVKEERLQIIINTLEKDTKVRLNELSTLLNVSEDTVRRDIKELDMQGLLRAVRGGAISPSPIPQHYRDREKYNQQHKQAIANKALQFLKDGQVVFFDGGTSVVALAAALPKDLKITIITNSFPVANILEDHPSAEVIFAGGRLHKTAFTTIGQETIDAFKKVRADVCMLGICSLHHSMGITSIVYEDAQLNNIMINQAQRTIALSALEKINTVEPYYVCPVTDVDVIITETDPDNTILEPYKHLGIEVV, encoded by the coding sequence ATGGTAAAAGAAGAGCGCCTACAGATCATTATAAATACCCTGGAAAAAGATACTAAGGTACGGTTGAACGAATTGAGCACATTGTTAAATGTATCAGAAGATACTGTACGCCGTGATATTAAAGAACTCGATATGCAGGGGCTACTCAGGGCGGTTAGGGGTGGTGCAATTTCCCCTTCGCCCATTCCACAGCACTACCGTGATCGGGAAAAGTACAATCAGCAGCATAAACAAGCCATTGCAAATAAAGCCCTGCAGTTTTTGAAAGATGGTCAGGTGGTGTTTTTCGATGGTGGTACCTCGGTAGTAGCGCTGGCTGCCGCTTTGCCTAAAGATTTAAAAATCACCATTATTACCAATAGCTTTCCGGTTGCCAATATTTTGGAAGATCATCCCAGTGCCGAAGTGATATTTGCTGGCGGAAGATTGCATAAAACAGCATTTACCACGATAGGACAAGAAACTATCGATGCCTTCAAGAAGGTTCGGGCGGATGTATGTATGCTGGGTATCTGTAGTTTGCACCACAGCATGGGCATCACCTCTATTGTATATGAAGATGCTCAACTAAATAACATCATGATTAACCAGGCGCAGAGGACTATTGCGCTCTCGGCACTCGAAAAAATTAATACCGTTGAGCCCTATTATGTTTGCCCGGTTACCGATGTAGATGTAATTATTACGGAAACAGATCCTGATAATACGATCCTGGAGCCTTATAAACATTTGGGGATAGAGGTGGTTTAA
- a CDS encoding low specificity L-threonine aldolase, giving the protein MNNRFLDFRSDTVTKPTAGMLDAMMNAKVGDDVFGEDETVHALETKLASTFNMEAGLFCPSGTMTNQIAIKCFTQPMDEVICDQTAHVYRYEIGGIAYHSGASVRLLHGERGILTPDLIEPEINEDNIHYPNSSLVVLENTVNKGGGSCYTLSQIAPIHHLCNIKGLKLHLDGARIFNALVATGDEAGEYGKYFDGISVCLSKGLGAPVGSVLLGSKQMIHKARKIRKAFGGGMRQAGFLAAAGIYALDHHVTRLKDDHAHAQALANALASAKYVKSVMPVETNIVIFEVEKGSAEKIVNQLKEKGLHCNTTSASTIRLVTHLDLSAEMIDQAIEIILHL; this is encoded by the coding sequence ATGAACAACAGATTTTTAGATTTCAGGAGTGATACGGTAACCAAACCAACTGCCGGAATGTTGGATGCCATGATGAATGCAAAAGTGGGCGACGACGTTTTTGGTGAAGACGAAACGGTGCATGCATTGGAAACAAAACTGGCTTCGACCTTTAACATGGAAGCCGGATTATTTTGCCCATCAGGAACGATGACCAACCAGATTGCCATCAAGTGTTTTACCCAGCCTATGGACGAGGTGATCTGCGATCAGACTGCACATGTTTACCGCTACGAAATTGGCGGAATTGCCTATCACTCTGGGGCATCGGTAAGGTTGTTGCATGGCGAACGTGGGATTTTGACCCCAGATCTCATAGAGCCCGAAATCAACGAGGATAATATCCACTATCCCAACTCCAGTTTGGTTGTTTTAGAAAATACAGTAAATAAAGGTGGAGGAAGCTGTTATACCTTATCGCAGATTGCGCCTATTCATCATCTCTGTAACATAAAAGGATTAAAGCTGCACTTAGACGGTGCGCGTATTTTTAATGCACTTGTAGCCACAGGCGATGAGGCAGGCGAATACGGTAAATATTTTGATGGCATTTCAGTTTGTTTATCTAAGGGGCTCGGTGCACCAGTAGGTTCGGTATTATTAGGGAGCAAACAAATGATCCATAAAGCCCGGAAGATCAGAAAGGCTTTTGGTGGAGGCATGCGCCAGGCAGGTTTTTTAGCTGCGGCCGGTATTTATGCGCTCGATCATCACGTAACACGCTTAAAAGACGATCATGCCCATGCGCAGGCATTAGCCAATGCACTGGCCAGCGCAAAATATGTAAAATCGGTAATGCCAGTAGAAACCAATATTGTTATTTTTGAAGTGGAAAAAGGTTCAGCAGAGAAAATTGTAAATCAATTGAAGGAAAAAGGTCTGCATTGCAATACCACCAGTGCCAGCACCATTCGTTTGGTAACACACCTGGATCTAAGTGCCGAAATGATCGATCAGGCAATTGAAATAATATTACATTTGTAG
- a CDS encoding riboflavin synthase, whose protein sequence is MFTGIIETLGEVTAIKNDHTNIHFTISSAISHELKIDQSVAHNGVCLTVVALNDTTHTVTAIDETLNKTNLDGLKVGSKVNLERCMQMNARLDGHIVQGHVDQTAVCVKREALDGSWEYRFKYDASAGNVTVEKGSACVNGISLTVVNSEIDEFSVFIIPYTFEHTNLQEVEVGDTVNLEFDIIGKYVARLMNR, encoded by the coding sequence ATGTTCACAGGAATTATAGAAACACTTGGCGAAGTTACTGCCATCAAAAACGATCATACCAACATCCACTTTACCATCTCTTCTGCAATTAGCCACGAGCTGAAAATAGATCAGAGCGTGGCTCATAATGGGGTATGCCTAACAGTGGTGGCCTTAAATGATACAACACATACTGTTACCGCTATAGATGAAACGCTAAATAAAACCAATCTCGATGGTTTAAAAGTAGGCAGCAAGGTTAACCTCGAGCGCTGTATGCAGATGAACGCCCGTTTGGATGGTCACATTGTGCAGGGCCACGTAGACCAGACAGCTGTTTGTGTAAAACGTGAAGCACTGGACGGTAGCTGGGAGTACCGCTTTAAATACGATGCTTCTGCAGGAAATGTAACCGTAGAAAAAGGATCTGCCTGTGTAAATGGCATCAGCTTAACCGTTGTAAATTCTGAGATTGATGAGTTTTCGGTATTTATTATCCCTTATACTTTCGAACATACCAATTTACAGGAAGTTGAAGTTGGCGATACCGTAAATTTAGAGTTCGATATCATCGGCAAATATGTTGCCCGATTAATGAACCGATAA
- a CDS encoding glycoside hydrolase family 78 protein — MNKNFRTSGAIATLALFFLFTTNVLAQKISVKDLTVEHLVNPFSIDNPKPRFSWKIISDIKNTRQSNYEIRLGTTANSDKVLWKASVNNDQSVLIAYDGPQLSSKTKYYWQVRVKDNHGNASAWSPVQFFQTGLKPEDWTAKWIAVEGKDTSLASPLFRKEINLKKEVRSAMAYITAKGLYEANINGGRVSDTYFAPGWTSYKNHIQYQVYNVKQSLKKGANVIGVSLGDGWYKGRIGFSNQKQFYGDTRALLLQLEVEYTDGTKETIITDNSWKTTYGPILASNIYDGETYDARLELSGWNNIGFKENTSWKPVQELAKGPEKLVGMSGPQVSKHETFKALKIFKTPKGETVVDFGQNLVGWIMLKAKGAAGTKITISHAEVLTKEGNFYTTNLRSAKQQNNYILKGETEQVFEPHFSFQGFRYVKIDGYPGELKLENLTAVAVYSDMKTSGKFSTSNPLLNQLQHNISWGQKGNFVDVPTDCPQRDERLGWTGDAQAFATTAAYNMDVSGFFTKWLKDVSADQLPNGSVPFVVPNVLNQNDAGSAGWADVATIIPWDMYVSYGDKGILETQYGSMKKWVDYISSVAKNNLWNTGFHFGDWLFYRPNDDNDGRAAVTDKYMIAQTFYAHSTQLLINAAKVLGKTDDVTRYSALLEQIKAAYIKENMTPSGKLISNTQTAYVLALQFDMLPENLRAQAAQRLVDNVKDYGNHLTTGFLGTPYLCHVLSRFGHEDVAYDLLLQESYPSWLYPVKMGATTIWERWDGIKQDGSFQTADMNSFNHYAYGAIGDWMYKNIAGINPVSAQPGYKTILIAPRPGGKLTNASAELETVYGTVKSSWTIVDGIFKLDVTVPANATATVVLPKTDKKEEIGSGSYHFESKY, encoded by the coding sequence ATGAACAAGAATTTCCGTACCTCAGGCGCAATAGCTACTCTTGCCTTATTCTTTTTATTTACAACAAATGTTTTAGCACAGAAAATTTCGGTAAAAGATCTTACTGTGGAGCATTTGGTAAATCCTTTTAGTATTGATAATCCAAAACCCAGATTTAGCTGGAAAATCATTTCTGATATCAAAAATACCAGGCAGAGCAATTATGAAATCAGATTGGGTACAACAGCAAATAGTGATAAAGTTTTATGGAAAGCAAGCGTAAACAACGATCAATCGGTACTGATTGCATATGATGGCCCTCAACTATCGTCGAAGACTAAATATTACTGGCAGGTTAGGGTAAAAGACAACCACGGAAATGCATCTGCATGGTCGCCCGTTCAGTTTTTTCAAACAGGTTTAAAACCTGAGGATTGGACTGCAAAATGGATCGCGGTAGAAGGAAAGGATACTTCGTTAGCCAGTCCGTTATTCAGAAAGGAAATTAACCTGAAAAAAGAAGTAAGGTCTGCAATGGCTTATATTACTGCTAAGGGTTTATATGAGGCCAATATTAATGGCGGGCGCGTTAGCGATACTTATTTTGCACCAGGCTGGACAAGTTATAAAAATCATATTCAATATCAGGTTTACAATGTTAAGCAATCATTAAAGAAGGGGGCTAATGTAATTGGTGTTTCACTAGGCGATGGCTGGTACAAAGGCCGCATTGGGTTTAGTAATCAAAAACAATTTTATGGCGATACCAGGGCCCTATTGTTGCAACTGGAAGTAGAATACACCGATGGAACGAAAGAAACCATCATCACTGATAATAGCTGGAAAACAACTTATGGACCGATACTCGCCTCCAATATTTACGATGGAGAAACCTACGATGCCCGATTAGAACTTAGTGGCTGGAACAACATTGGCTTTAAAGAAAACACGAGCTGGAAACCTGTACAGGAACTCGCGAAGGGCCCGGAAAAGCTTGTTGGGATGAGCGGACCGCAGGTAAGCAAACACGAAACGTTTAAAGCCTTAAAAATATTTAAAACCCCAAAAGGCGAAACAGTTGTCGATTTTGGGCAGAATTTAGTAGGCTGGATAATGTTAAAAGCCAAAGGTGCAGCCGGCACCAAAATTACCATCAGCCATGCTGAAGTATTAACCAAAGAAGGAAATTTTTATACCACAAACCTTCGGTCGGCCAAACAACAGAACAATTATATTTTAAAAGGTGAAACTGAACAGGTATTCGAGCCACATTTTTCTTTTCAGGGGTTTAGGTATGTAAAAATAGATGGATATCCTGGTGAACTGAAACTGGAAAACCTCACTGCTGTAGCTGTTTATTCGGATATGAAAACCAGTGGGAAATTCAGTACCTCAAATCCGTTGCTCAATCAATTGCAGCACAATATTAGTTGGGGACAGAAGGGAAATTTTGTTGATGTACCCACAGATTGTCCACAAAGAGATGAACGTTTAGGCTGGACGGGTGATGCTCAGGCATTTGCCACCACAGCAGCATATAATATGGATGTGTCGGGCTTTTTTACCAAATGGCTAAAAGATGTTTCTGCAGATCAGCTTCCTAACGGGAGTGTTCCTTTTGTAGTACCAAATGTGCTGAACCAAAATGATGCAGGTTCTGCCGGCTGGGCTGATGTGGCCACCATTATTCCCTGGGATATGTATGTATCATACGGAGACAAAGGCATATTGGAAACGCAGTATGGTAGCATGAAAAAGTGGGTCGATTATATTTCATCCGTAGCAAAAAATAACCTTTGGAACACGGGCTTCCACTTTGGCGATTGGTTGTTCTATCGTCCTAATGATGATAACGATGGCCGTGCCGCAGTAACGGATAAATATATGATCGCCCAAACATTTTACGCACATTCTACACAGTTGTTGATAAATGCTGCAAAAGTATTGGGTAAAACAGACGATGTAACGAGGTACAGTGCACTATTGGAGCAGATTAAAGCGGCTTACATCAAAGAAAATATGACGCCTAGTGGAAAATTGATCTCTAACACCCAAACGGCCTATGTATTAGCCTTACAGTTTGATATGCTGCCAGAAAACCTACGTGCACAGGCTGCACAAAGATTGGTAGATAATGTAAAAGATTATGGAAACCACCTGACTACAGGTTTTTTGGGCACACCATACCTTTGTCATGTATTGAGCCGTTTTGGGCACGAAGATGTAGCTTACGATCTGTTGTTGCAGGAAAGTTATCCTTCATGGTTATATCCTGTTAAAATGGGGGCTACTACTATTTGGGAGCGTTGGGATGGCATTAAACAGGATGGCTCTTTTCAAACGGCTGATATGAATTCTTTTAACCATTATGCTTATGGAGCCATTGGCGATTGGATGTATAAAAATATTGCCGGTATTAATCCAGTATCAGCGCAACCAGGTTACAAAACCATTTTAATTGCACCAAGACCGGGTGGAAAATTAACCAATGCATCGGCAGAACTAGAAACGGTGTATGGTACGGTTAAATCATCGTGGACAATTGTAGATGGCATTTTTAAACTGGATGTAACTGTTCCAGCCAATGCAACCGCAACTGTAGTATTGCCAAAAACCGATAAAAAAGAAGAAATAGGATCAGGTAGCTATCATTTTGAATCTAAATATTAA
- a CDS encoding metallophosphoesterase yields the protein MKIQIISDLHQEFGVSELSFENADLVILAGDINLGTKGIEWIKENIPDKPVIYVLGNHEYYKGTYPNTLNKIIEASRGSNVSVLENDSIEFEGIRFHGATLWTDFSLFGNPVEYGIICQAKMNDYKLIRRDPSYSKLRTIDTYKIHQISKNWLQKSLAESKSDRNVVITHHAPSVRSIHGEYINNPVSSAYASNLEDIIIKYKPAYWIHGHIHTPLRYKVDQTEIICNPHGYINEKYNGYEKELIIEI from the coding sequence ATGAAAATACAGATCATAAGTGATCTACATCAGGAATTTGGTGTTTCTGAATTATCTTTTGAAAATGCTGATCTGGTCATTCTGGCGGGCGACATCAATTTAGGAACAAAAGGTATCGAATGGATTAAGGAGAACATTCCAGACAAACCTGTAATTTATGTTTTAGGTAATCATGAATATTATAAAGGGACCTATCCTAACACGCTTAATAAAATAATAGAAGCGTCAAGAGGTTCGAATGTTAGCGTGCTGGAGAATGATAGCATTGAATTCGAAGGAATAAGGTTTCATGGAGCAACTTTATGGACAGATTTTTCTCTTTTTGGTAATCCTGTAGAATATGGTATCATATGTCAGGCTAAGATGAATGATTATAAATTGATCAGGAGAGATCCTTCATATTCAAAATTAAGGACAATTGACACCTATAAAATCCACCAGATTTCTAAAAACTGGTTACAAAAAAGTTTAGCGGAGTCAAAGTCTGATAGAAATGTGGTTATTACCCATCATGCTCCTAGTGTAAGATCTATTCATGGGGAATATATAAACAATCCTGTTTCATCAGCTTATGCTTCAAATCTTGAGGATATCATAATCAAATACAAGCCTGCTTATTGGATTCATGGTCATATTCATACTCCGCTAAGGTATAAGGTTGATCAAACGGAGATTATCTGTAATCCACATGGATATATAAATGAAAAATATAATGGTTATGAAAAAGAATTGATCATTGAAATCTAG